From Carya illinoinensis cultivar Pawnee chromosome 5, C.illinoinensisPawnee_v1, whole genome shotgun sequence, one genomic window encodes:
- the LOC122309808 gene encoding spermine synthase-like isoform X2, with protein MDGKVSDRNGSEKALPSCCLKARASDPEFEAKCHSTVVSGWFSETHPCSGKASKKVYFNNPMWPGEAHSLVVEKVLYKGKSEFQEVLVFESSAYGKVLALDGIVQLTEKDECAYQEMIAHLPLCSIPSPKTVLVVGGGDGGVLREISRHSSVEKIDICEIDKMVIDVSKKFFPELAVGFEDPRVHLCIGDAVDFLRHAPKGKYDAIIVDSSDPVGPAQELVEKPFFETVARALRPGGVLCNMAESMWLHTHLIQDMISICRQTFKGSVHYAWANVPTYPSGVIGFLICSTEGPPVDFVNPINPIEKLEGAVKHKRELRFYNSEMHSAAFALPSFLKREVILLQDSPSPAQRICVS; from the exons ATGGATGGGAAGGTGAGTGACCGGAATGGCTCAGAGAAGGCTCTCCCTTCTTGTTGCTTGAAGGCCAGGGCGTCAGACCCGGAGTTTGAGGCAAAATGCCATTCTACTGTTGTTTCTGGGTGGTTTTCGGAAACTCACCCTTGCTCTG GGAAAGCTAGCAAAAAGGTTTATTTTAACAACCCGATGTGGCCCG GAGAAGCCCATTCACTAGTAGTGGAAAAGGTTTTGTACAAGGGAAAGTCAGAGTTTCAAGAGGTCCTGGTATTCGAG TCCTCAGCATATGGGAAAGTGCTTGCACTTGATGGCATTGTTCAGCTGACAGAGAAAGATGAATGCGCCTACCAGGAGATGATTGCTCATCTTCCTCTTTGTTCAATTCCATCCCCCAAAACT GTTctggtggttggtggtggtgaTGGAGGAGTTCTAAGAGAAATTTCTCGCCATAGCTCTGTGGAAAAAATTGATATCTGCGAGATAGACAAGATGGTCATTGAT gtctcaaaaaagttttttcctgaGTTGGCTGTTGGATTCGAGGATCCTCGTGTCCACCTTTGCATTGGTGATG CTGTTGATTTTCTTCGGCATGCACCCAAAGGGAAGTATGATGCCATCATTGTCGATTCATCAGACCCTGTGG GTCCTGCACAGGAGCTTGTAGAGAAACCTTTTTTTGAAACCGTAGCTAGAGCATTGAGGCCTGGTGGCGTTCTCTGTAACATGGCGGAAAGCATGTGGCTCCATACACATCTTATTCAAGATATGATCTCTATTTGCCGTCAGACATTCAAGGGTTCTGTTCATTATGCCTGGGCCAATGTTCCAACATACCCAAG TGGTGTGATAGGATTTCTTATATGCTCAACTGAGGGGCCACCTGTTGATTTCGTTAATCCCATCAATCCCATTGAGAAGTTAGAGGGAGCTGTAAAGCATAAAAGAGAACTAAGGTTCTACAACTCAGag ATGCATTCGGCTGCCTTTGCCTTGCCATCCTTTCTGAAAAGGGAGGTGATATTGCTTCAGGATTCTCCATCCCCGGCACAACGTATCTGTGTTTCCTAG
- the LOC122309808 gene encoding spermine synthase-like isoform X1, which translates to MEGIAGRGLECQKTMDGKVSDRNGSEKALPSCCLKARASDPEFEAKCHSTVVSGWFSETHPCSGKASKKVYFNNPMWPGEAHSLVVEKVLYKGKSEFQEVLVFESSAYGKVLALDGIVQLTEKDECAYQEMIAHLPLCSIPSPKTVLVVGGGDGGVLREISRHSSVEKIDICEIDKMVIDVSKKFFPELAVGFEDPRVHLCIGDAVDFLRHAPKGKYDAIIVDSSDPVGPAQELVEKPFFETVARALRPGGVLCNMAESMWLHTHLIQDMISICRQTFKGSVHYAWANVPTYPSGVIGFLICSTEGPPVDFVNPINPIEKLEGAVKHKRELRFYNSEMHSAAFALPSFLKREVILLQDSPSPAQRICVS; encoded by the exons aTGGAGGGTATCGCAGGAAGAGGTCTGGAATGCCAGAAGACTATGGATGGGAAGGTGAGTGACCGGAATGGCTCAGAGAAGGCTCTCCCTTCTTGTTGCTTGAAGGCCAGGGCGTCAGACCCGGAGTTTGAGGCAAAATGCCATTCTACTGTTGTTTCTGGGTGGTTTTCGGAAACTCACCCTTGCTCTG GGAAAGCTAGCAAAAAGGTTTATTTTAACAACCCGATGTGGCCCG GAGAAGCCCATTCACTAGTAGTGGAAAAGGTTTTGTACAAGGGAAAGTCAGAGTTTCAAGAGGTCCTGGTATTCGAG TCCTCAGCATATGGGAAAGTGCTTGCACTTGATGGCATTGTTCAGCTGACAGAGAAAGATGAATGCGCCTACCAGGAGATGATTGCTCATCTTCCTCTTTGTTCAATTCCATCCCCCAAAACT GTTctggtggttggtggtggtgaTGGAGGAGTTCTAAGAGAAATTTCTCGCCATAGCTCTGTGGAAAAAATTGATATCTGCGAGATAGACAAGATGGTCATTGAT gtctcaaaaaagttttttcctgaGTTGGCTGTTGGATTCGAGGATCCTCGTGTCCACCTTTGCATTGGTGATG CTGTTGATTTTCTTCGGCATGCACCCAAAGGGAAGTATGATGCCATCATTGTCGATTCATCAGACCCTGTGG GTCCTGCACAGGAGCTTGTAGAGAAACCTTTTTTTGAAACCGTAGCTAGAGCATTGAGGCCTGGTGGCGTTCTCTGTAACATGGCGGAAAGCATGTGGCTCCATACACATCTTATTCAAGATATGATCTCTATTTGCCGTCAGACATTCAAGGGTTCTGTTCATTATGCCTGGGCCAATGTTCCAACATACCCAAG TGGTGTGATAGGATTTCTTATATGCTCAACTGAGGGGCCACCTGTTGATTTCGTTAATCCCATCAATCCCATTGAGAAGTTAGAGGGAGCTGTAAAGCATAAAAGAGAACTAAGGTTCTACAACTCAGag ATGCATTCGGCTGCCTTTGCCTTGCCATCCTTTCTGAAAAGGGAGGTGATATTGCTTCAGGATTCTCCATCCCCGGCACAACGTATCTGTGTTTCCTAG